The Acidobacteriota bacterium DNA segment TTGACAAACGAAGTTTTACCTTTTGTTGAAACAACCATACTCAATACGTTGAATGAAAATCAGCAATAATTTGAGAAAGGTTTCAGTTACTCGGCTATGAAAAATACAAATTCGATTCAGAGGTTAATCGGCCTGTGTCTATGGGTAATGGTCATTTCCCCATTGGCGTTTGCTCAACCAACCGACCCACAGGTTGAGGAATTACTGGCAAAGCTGGAAGCCGCAACCAACAGCGCCCAAACTGCCGGAGACAATGCCTGGATGCTGGTTTGTTCGGCGCTGGTGTTAATGATGACCGGACCCGGTCTGGCGCTGTTTTATGGCGGATTGGTTAGAAAAAAGAATGTGCTGGCAACCATGATGCAAAGTTTCATTATGATGGCAGTCATCACTGTGCTTTGGGCAGTGTACGGTTACAGCATTGCGTTTGCCGAAGGGACGCCATTTTTTGGCGGACTCGAATATCTGTTTCTCAAAGGAGTTTCGGGTGATCCCAATTCAACGTATGCGGCAACCATTCCGCACCAAACCTTCATGGTGTTTCAAATGATGTTTGCAATTATCACCCCGGCGTTAATCACCGGAGCCTTTGCCGAGCGCATGAAATTCAGCGCGATGTTGGCTTATACGATACTCTGGGCAACCCTGGTGTATTTTCCGCTGGCGCACATGGTTTGGGGATCGAAAGGATTGCTGGCGCTTCCGGCGCTTGGCGGAACGATTCCTTCACTTGATTTTGCAGGTGGAACGGTTGTCCATATTTCATCGGGATTTTCCGCGTTAGTTTGCGCAATGTTTCTCGGCAAACGCATCGGCTATCCCAAAAATCCGTTTCCGCCGCACAGTCTGGTGCTCAGTGCGATTGGCGCGTGTTTATTGTGGGTCGGTTGGTTCGGCTTCAATGCCGGGAGCGCGGTTGCGGCAGGCAAACTTGCAACCTCGGCATTTGTCGCAACTCATTTTGGCGCGGCGGCAGCAACCCTTGGCTGGTTAATCGTCGAATGGCTGCGGCATGGAAAGCCGACTTTGCTTGGCGGCATATCGGGCGCAGTCGCAGGGTTGGTGGGGATTACCCCCGCATCGGGATTTGTGACGCCGATGGCGGCGTTGGTTATCGGCTTTGTGGCTGGCATTGTCTGCTTTTTCGCAGTTACCGAATTGAAAAAACGCTTGGGTTATGACGATTCGCTGGATGCTTTCGGGGTGCATGGCGTTGGCGGGTTTACCGGCGCGATGTTGACGGGGGTGTTTGCCACTCAGGCGGTTAATGATGTGTTTAGCGGCAATCCGGTTGGTTT contains these protein-coding regions:
- a CDS encoding ammonium transporter, translated to MKNTNSIQRLIGLCLWVMVISPLAFAQPTDPQVEELLAKLEAATNSAQTAGDNAWMLVCSALVLMMTGPGLALFYGGLVRKKNVLATMMQSFIMMAVITVLWAVYGYSIAFAEGTPFFGGLEYLFLKGVSGDPNSTYAATIPHQTFMVFQMMFAIITPALITGAFAERMKFSAMLAYTILWATLVYFPLAHMVWGSKGLLALPALGGTIPSLDFAGGTVVHISSGFSALVCAMFLGKRIGYPKNPFPPHSLVLSAIGACLLWVGWFGFNAGSAVAAGKLATSAFVATHFGAAAATLGWLIVEWLRHGKPTLLGGISGAVAGLVGITPASGFVTPMAALVIGFVAGIVCFFAVTELKKRLGYDDSLDAFGVHGVGGFTGAMLTGVFATQAVNDVFSGNPVGLLDGNGKQLLNQLIASLIAVAMGAVGTLIILKVVDLVIGLRVSEEDELQGLDLTQHGEEGYNFDLDLITAERTSVGLINTGLATASQAVNE